The sequence below is a genomic window from Sphingobacterium sp. ML3W.
TAATTAGGGTGCAGATTGTCAATAATAATATCAGTCTTTTCATTTTGCTTTCTCTCTAATATTTCCCGAAGCTTTACAACTTCATTTTGAAGGATATCACGTTCATCTCTTATTCTTTTTAGAGCAGACTTACAAGCGTGATTATCTGTTTTCAAACTGTCAATCGCACCGTTTAAAGCGGACACAGTATCTTCTAGCGTAGATATAACAGAACGCAAGTCTCCTATCGTTTTTTCATGTTCTGTACCTCTTTGCTTCTCCCTATCCGCAAGATCCTTGTACTCATCGAATAGCTTCTTAGCATTATCTACATTTGTTGTGTCGATATCTGCTTTCTGCTTTGGTCTTCCTGCTAACCAACCCCCGACAAAGGATCCTACAGGAAGTCCAAAACGCTCTAATACGTCTAGTATCTCCATATTTCCATTTTAGTTTAAGTCGTATTTAGCAATCACTTTTACCGTAAAGCAGGCTAGATTCATTTTATTCCTGTCGTATGCAGCCATGTCGCTCGCATTGTCAATGAAACAAATTTCAGGCAGACAAACAGCACCTTTCTTACGCATAAGTGCAAGTTTACCCCTAGCTGATTGGGATTCCGTTTTAACGCCACGATTTGGGATATCCATAATCTTAGCATAGCCGGCTACTAGTTCCTTTGCCATAGCCTTTGATCTATCATTTGCATTATCAGCAACCAACACCTCTACTCCAGAAGCCTTACCGTTGAACGCGTTAAAATGAGGTTCAATAACGACATCTTTATCGGTTGGTTCAATACGGCCTAGATATTGCCCTAATGTTTCAGTATCCTTGTCTTGAACCACTGTCCTACCCATTACTACCAATTCTTCGTTAACTAAATCCCGAAATATCATAGTTTCTTCGTTTTCTTTTCGACCGTTTACTCCTATTGCGCCTGAGTCTTTTAAATGATGTCCTGCACTTGAATATGTTGTTTTTTTCATGTAATCCCCTTCTTATTTTAAAGGAGTAGCTTTATAGGCTACTACTTGTAATTTCTTTATTTTTATTTTCACATTCGAAGCTCTTTATTAAGGATAAGCCCTTTTGTCATATCTTCATGTTATCCTATTTTTAATTCAATATGTCCTTGTCCTTCAGTAAGATTAACTTTAACTGTTATTGATCCTGTTGCAATTTCACTTACAAGCTCTACTCCTTTTGAATCTAAGACAGTTATTTTTTTCCCCGAGAACTCTACAGGGATATCTAATCGATCGTATCCGCTTACGTGATAATCAGCAAATACATATAAAGCATCATTAGCAATAGAATAGTCAAAAGATGTTCTTACTGGCCCTACATTAGTAAGGTCTACAATATTTCTAAATGCGACTATTGAAAAATATGTGCCTGCATCTTTTACCTGACCCAAATCAATCCCTTTCGGATACAACTTTTTAGTTGTATTCAGGAATATTGCATCATTAACTAGTGATTCCCTATTAACAGAGTCTCCAAGATCTCTGATATATCCTAAATGAATACCATAATTACCAGGAATAAAATTCATTACTCGAATTGGTGATTTTAAAGGATCTTCCCAAAAACTATCTTTTGTTAAATGTACTGCAGACGTGGGCGCAGCATACAAAGGCGCCAATCGGTAATCAACTCCGCCAAAAGTTTTTGATCGTGGGATGTAAATCCTAGCAGATGATGAAGACAGTGCACTCGCCTGAGTAAAGGAATGATAATTAAACTTTAATTTTTTGTAAAGATAAAAGTCATGGTAAATAGTGCATTTACCTGCATATCTAAACTCGTAAATAATGGAATGTGAGAAAAGAGCTTCAGCGTTAAAACTATTCAGATTAGGATTACTTGTATATCCCCCTGATGGGCGATTAGCAGTCAGTTTTATTAATACACTATCAAGATCAAGAATGTCGTAGTTTTCGGATATTTTAATGACACTTCCTGATGTAGTTCCATCTACGGCCTCAATGCCATCAACATATACCTTACTGTACTTTATTTTTACAAAGTTGAAAAGATTTCCCAAAGACGTTTGTGTATACCCTGAAATATTTCCTGTATTTACACCGTTGCTCTTATGCGTTAGCGCCCCGTTAACAGCAGGAAAATTATAAGAATATCCATCTGTAGCAATATTTCTCGCAACTACAACTAAATTGTTTGCGTCTATTATTCTTGTTATAACAAAATCCCTGGGAGATTCATCCGTATAAATAGATCCTATGTCAGAAAATGTTTTCCCATGAGATGTTAATGTAAGCTGTTTAGCGTATGACCATCCATGATTTCCTCCAATAAATCTTCCTGAACCGTCACTTGTATCGAAAATATTAACAGGGGCCACATCATCATTACTGTTTTTGAATAATACTCCAGACACATAATCGCTTTGTAAATTAAAATTTGGATTACTGAGATTATCTGCTCCTAATCTTGTAATGAAATTAGTAGTGAAAATAGTGTTGTCGCTGATTCCGTTTACGGAATATGAATTTCCATTTTTAAATAACCAATTTCTTGATATACTGGTTTCAGGTAAATATTGGCTTTTAATAGTTGTGTAACCAAAAGGCTCGTACTTTGTCGGCATAACATTACCGTCGACGATCATCAATGTTGCGTCGTCTCCACTTATAATTGTACCATTATCAAAAACATAAACAGCGGAAACATATTTAACGACATTGCCACCAACAAGCGGCTTTCTAAATACTCCAGTAATACCTTTACCATTCGCAATGGGATCATAATTACTGAACTCTGTTCCGTCATCTTTTACAGGATTTACCGGATTAATTCCATCAATTGAAAATCTTAAATTACCATTACTTGACGTCCTTCCTGAGATTGCAATATGTGTTTTAGTATCGTCTAACCTTAACCATTTCGTTGTTTTACTATTTAAGCTGTCGGTTCTCAATGCTCCCGTGGTAGAATTAATGTAACCAACATCGAACACAGATTTATCAAACAGATTATTGCTTTTATTAAGTAATTGAGTATACTTAACAGATTCAGGTATTAAATCTTCGCGAACTTCAACCTTAACACCTTGATTGTCTTTCTTAACAAAGGTGCTGCCTAAAATCTGCATGATTACTGTAGATCCTATATTTAAATTGGTGACAAATACCATTGCACTTGCAGGCGGAGTAAAATCTCCCTCTTGATTAAATGACAAAGTATAATTGGAACGTCCAGTTGGTTTTAATTGTGACCCGTTAACATCTAAAAAAACAACTGAAAAAGCAGAACCTGAATCGCGGTTAGCTTTAATGTGATATTCAAGCAATTCAACAGGTACCGCAATCATTTTAGAAGCAGAATCATTAACAATACCTGTATTATTATCAATTCTTCCAATAATCTGATAAGATTTTTTAAACAAATCAATCTGACCTTTTAATAAATCTGACTCTTTTAATAAGTTAGAATTTATCACATCTGATATCTTCCTAACATATGTATTAGAAAATACTCCATCTTGATTAACAACCTCCACTCCCCCTTCAATTACTTTATTGGTGCCGAGAGCTACAGGCAACAACTGCATCTTTGGAATACTCCAAATTTCCGTAGCACCATTCCAATAAACCATCCCGTCGTTACCCTCGGGCAATCCATCCGTGCCAGTTGGATTTTTTAAGACAATATTGTTGTACTTCCAGTATCCCCAACTAGCATCGAACCACCTGTTTTGTCCAGAAGGTCCGGCAGACAATGCAATTGCTGTAGCTGCAGTCGCACCTCCCTGAATAGCTGGAATTGATTCAGTTATCGTTGCCCAGGCTGCATCTTGGATTTCTTGAGTAATATCCGTCTGATTTTTTAGACCAGCCAATTTTGTAAGTTGATCTTGAGTCAGCTGATCCAATCGTAACCACTCATCTTCTTTTAAAGATGCAGAATATAAGCTTCCATCAGCAGCTACTTTCCAATCTTCCCACCGATACGAACTTCCAACACTTTTAATTATTCTAATTTCGTCCCCTTGCTCAAAAATAGCTCCTTCGGGAAGTGTATCTATGTATTTATACTTTTGCATTATCTCAATATTTAAGCGTTATCTCCAAACTCAAAAATTCCGTTAGCAACATTTACTGGTCGATTCAACCATTCATCAAAAGTCATATCTTCGGGTATAGCACCAGCTTCTTTAGCTAACTCAAAATCCGACAGAGCAGCTACAGGAACAGCAATCGTGGTATTAGTTTGCGTTTGCTCCTCAGTCATTAAGCGACCGCATGTAGCACAGCAATTTTCACATCCATTCATATGTTTATCCATTTATTAGGTTAAATATTTTAGATACCTCATCTGCATCTAGAACATTATAAAATTCAGCGGGCTCAAACTCTCCTGTTTTGTACCCACGCAAAGCTTCTAAAGCACAGTAAATTGGTTTTATAGTACAAACCACATTATCAATACCCAATCCCGATTTCATAGCCAAATAACCCGCATATACAGCTTCTTGGAACAAGACTTCAGCCTTGGCCAATAAGGCTTCAAACTCAACAGCAGATACCGTTATCATCGATCACGTTTTTTAATAGTTTACATCTAGCCACTAACAATTCATCAGCCTTAACATATTCTTCAGCATCATAATAAAGTTTAGCAGCCTCCTTGTTAGCCATCGCTACACAAATGGTATCCAAAGCCAGAGCATTACAACGGCCTGTGATAGCCACAGCTTTCTGCAATTGATAATCACCTTCTGATCTTAAAAATGCTTTATCATTAGCCCGGTACAGGACATCAAATGAAGTAGCATCCACATCAAAACTTCCCAACACATAAAGCACCGTATAGCCATTATGATCTTTATTTTTATCCAACTCATATACTACACCATCTATCAAAATAGCATCTGCATCATAAACTGAAAGAAATGATTCACCAGTTACAAATGAAGCCCCCTTAGTAATTACCACACCAGACAGACCATCAAATTGCACGTACATATTTATATCTACGATACCGTCAGAAAATATTGATGAGGCTAAATCTTGAAATCCTGTTGAATCCTTAAAAAGAGAAGAAGTGATTTTAAATGGGATACCCATAGCGATTTTTGAAGGCACCAGAACAGCAGAATTTGTACCATCAATGAGAGTCCACAGCTTTTCCACCATGTCAATACGAGAAAAGGAAATATGATAAGCTTTTATCTGACCAGGTTGGACAGACGAATATCCAGTCACACGACCAAAAGATTGGTGGCCTGTCGCATCTTTCAATACGATTTCCCTTCCACTTCGGTCTTGCCCCTGGAATTGTAGTTTAACTTGTAACGCCATAGTTCATTATTAAAGTAAACCACCAATGCTACAAGGCCTTTAACAACAAACTACTCCAAAGTTAATAAAAAAGTTTAGTACAACTAATCTATTAGCGCAAAAAAATAGGAGCTTCGATTAGAAGCCCCCTATTTTTTATTTTATAAATTCCTGTAACACACTGACAGGATAATTATTTACACCATTTTTCCATTTCTCCGACCACTCGTTACGCACACCTATACCCTTATTAATACAATGCCGGTTTACATCTTTGCTGATACGTATCACCTCAAACTTATTCATGAAAGAATTATTTTTATATTTTCTCAAATAATCTGTAACCGAAAGATACTCTTCCTCTTTTACAACTTGTACTTTTTTGACTTGTTCCGATGGCAATGGCCGTGTAAATTTCATATTATCAATAGGAATAGGCTGATTGGCCTTTAAAGCCTTTACCTCCTCCTCCAAGATTAACAATCTTTCTGCAATAACACCACTTAGTAAAGCATTATTATTTGAATTGTTTGCTCGACGTTCACACGCTATGAAATATTTACGCGCTTGCCTACCTTTATCATTAGCCTCAACCATGGCCAGCTCTTTTGCCGTGTCCAAAGTTAAGGCATATTCGATTGATGTAGCGTTGTTCGCTTCCACTTTTTGGGTGAAGCGAGAAAAGTCATCATTTTCAACGAACCCGTATTTTTGTATTCGTTGTTTAATCCATGTAGAAAAGTCTCTTTTACTTTCTAGAAATTCATGAAGTTCCCTTGCAGACACAACGGACTGTCCGTTGTGATCATTGATTTTAATAATCTCTTCCATTACGCTAACCTCCCTTTCCTAAGTACGATATTCAATACTTCTTTACGTTCCATTAGTTTAGTCACATCCCTCAACTTCGTATACAGAAATACAAAAGTGTGGCGGTCACTTTCTTCAAGAGATGAAAATGATTCCGAAGGAATGATACTTTCCATAAATTCATTTAGAAAAAGATTTACATCATCAGATGTCAGATAGTCAAAGAAAAGATCATTTAAGATTCTTTTAATTTCTAGGTCTAGTTCTTTACCGCTTAGCTTAGCAGATTTTGATTGGTTTGTTTGTAAGGTTCGCATTTTACTTGATTTACAGGCAACAAAAAGCCCCTGCCTAGTGGGGTGCGAACCTAAATGAAGTCAATAGAAAACTATTGAGAATCAAAACCACGTCGACAGGGGTAAACCTGTATAATTATGCAAATACCTAGTATCAGCTTATTTTTTGTAAAGAAATTTTATAGAAGCCCTCTACTACTTCATTTAAGTTCGCAATTCAAAACTGCAAAACTTTTTTGATACTGCCAAATAAAATTTTACTTTTGAATGAAATGTAAACAACAAAACCGAAGAGGTTTACAAAAGTAATTAAATAGTTTACATTTTAATAATAAAGTTTACAAAATAGCAATTATTAATTATTAACCAATTGATTTACAATGAAATATATTTTATTTTCAGCTGTACTCATTTTTTTATCATTTAACGCCCACAGCCAAAGCTTTGAAGAGACTTTAAAGTTTATTCAAACAAATATCAATGAATTTCAGTATAAAAATCCCGCCAGTCTATTAAGTCATAGTCATGAAATTACAGTTAGTCAATATGGTGAAATGTCAGTTCATAGAATTATCAACAATGAATTAAAGTCAAAAACAAAAGTATATCTACAGAATGTAGACACTTCTGTAGTTGAAACGATAGATAGAAATATGTATCGCCTTTGGCTAGGTTCTACCTCTTTAAAACCTTTTACAATCTTATCAATAGATGATGGTAATAACATAGAAACGAATGATTCTATAGCTTTCTTGATGGGAAGCTTAATAGATTCTAATAAACTAGCTAATGCTTTTAAGCATCTAATAAAACTAGCTAAAGAAAACCCAAATTTTAGAGAAAAAGATATATTTTAAGTGTTATATTATGAAAAAATTATTTACATTTTTATTAATCATCACTACACTTTCTTTCATTAGTTGTAGCAAGGACGATGATACCAAACCGTCAATTTCAATAATTGGAAAATGGAAATTATTGAAAGCGT
It includes:
- a CDS encoding N-acetylmuramoyl-L-alanine amidase yields the protein MKKTTYSSAGHHLKDSGAIGVNGRKENEETMIFRDLVNEELVVMGRTVVQDKDTETLGQYLGRIEPTDKDVVIEPHFNAFNGKASGVEVLVADNANDRSKAMAKELVAGYAKIMDIPNRGVKTESQSARGKLALMRKKGAVCLPEICFIDNASDMAAYDRNKMNLACFTVKVIAKYDLN
- a CDS encoding antA/AntB antirepressor family protein, translated to MEEIIKINDHNGQSVVSARELHEFLESKRDFSTWIKQRIQKYGFVENDDFSRFTQKVEANNATSIEYALTLDTAKELAMVEANDKGRQARKYFIACERRANNSNNNALLSGVIAERLLILEEEVKALKANQPIPIDNMKFTRPLPSEQVKKVQVVKEEEYLSVTDYLRKYKNNSFMNKFEVIRISKDVNRHCINKGIGVRNEWSEKWKNGVNNYPVSVLQEFIK